One window of the Pseudomonas sihuiensis genome contains the following:
- the moaE gene encoding molybdopterin synthase catalytic subunit MoaE — translation MTIRVQAQPFDPGTELNALHAANLGIGAVVTFVGYVRDFNEGREVGGMFLEHFPGMTEKALGKIADEARERWPLLGIEIIHRIGRLEPGEPIVFVGTNSAHRQAAFDACNFIMDYLKTRAPFWKKEDTSEGPRWVEGRCSDQSAAERWK, via the coding sequence ATGACCATCCGCGTCCAAGCCCAACCCTTCGACCCCGGCACCGAGCTCAACGCCCTGCATGCCGCCAACCTCGGCATCGGCGCGGTGGTTACCTTCGTCGGCTACGTGCGCGACTTCAATGAGGGGCGCGAAGTCGGCGGCATGTTCCTTGAACACTTCCCCGGCATGACCGAAAAGGCTCTGGGCAAGATCGCCGATGAGGCGCGTGAGCGCTGGCCGCTGCTGGGCATCGAGATCATCCACCGCATTGGCCGCCTGGAGCCGGGCGAGCCCATCGTCTTCGTCGGCACCAACAGCGCCCATCGCCAGGCCGCGTTCGATGCCTGCAATTTCATCATGGATTACCTGAAGACCCGCGCGCCGTTCTGGAAGAAGGAAGACACCAGCGAAGGCCCGCGCTGGGTTGAAGGCCGCTGCAGCGACCAGAGCGCCGCCGAGCGCTGGAAGTAG
- a CDS encoding bifunctional metallophosphatase/5'-nucleotidase: protein MRLFLSLLLAGLLSATPLVAAERHFTILHSNDWQSRLLGFGPNNEYSPATVNDDDTVGGVARLATLLNERRAAAGEEPLLLLDGGDFTMGTLFHTIAREMGSELRLMSELGYDAAVIGNHEFDFRPAGLAAMISAAHKAKGDTLVPLLSSNMRFDAASKADDSLQEHVEAGRILPYKLIERGGIRFGLFGLLGNNAVAVSPMIKPVTFADPVATARETVAKLREEGAEVVILLSHMGVTQQADGSWRGEEVELVEQVPGVDIVVGGHSHVALPQPVLVGGRTPVVQAGSEIQYLGELRMSLGDDGVPRVRDYRLHAVNDSIVGDATITAKVEDFKQVVSERMLTPKGYRFDQPLAKVDQSLGRDFTDQTLANLVTDALRHAVDADLAFTGNGTIRDDLLKGRNGVQDVSDLFRIAPLGIGQFDDEPGYPMIKAYISAREIKSLLEVLLLAYQLRDSQSYYPRVSGVRFTYNPWRVPFDRVSRIEIGDPHGGYRDLDLNDTRLYSIGATSYVGSFTWLVPDLTKGLLNVIPKDAEGRPLPRIEDAIIDQDPDKEGVQELKEWQVLLDHIRSLPDLDGDGLADIPTSGAAAEARMIRAPSLHPAELFRLAGPMQWGASAVILAGVLLILWLLSRPLRRRSQR from the coding sequence ATGCGCCTGTTCCTCTCTCTCCTGCTCGCCGGCCTGCTGAGTGCGACGCCGCTGGTCGCCGCCGAGCGCCATTTCACCATCCTGCACAGCAACGACTGGCAGTCGCGCCTGCTCGGCTTCGGCCCCAACAATGAATACAGCCCGGCGACGGTGAACGATGACGACACCGTCGGCGGCGTCGCCCGGCTTGCCACATTATTGAATGAACGCCGCGCAGCAGCCGGTGAAGAACCTCTGCTGTTGCTAGATGGCGGCGACTTCACCATGGGCACGCTGTTTCACACCATTGCCCGCGAGATGGGCAGCGAGCTGCGTCTGATGAGTGAGCTGGGCTATGACGCCGCGGTGATCGGCAACCACGAATTCGACTTCCGCCCGGCCGGCTTGGCCGCGATGATCAGCGCCGCGCACAAGGCCAAGGGCGACACGCTGGTGCCGCTACTGTCGAGCAACATGCGTTTCGATGCCGCGAGCAAGGCCGATGACAGCCTGCAGGAGCACGTCGAAGCCGGGCGCATCCTGCCGTACAAGTTGATCGAGCGCGGCGGCATCCGTTTCGGCCTGTTCGGCCTGCTCGGCAACAACGCCGTGGCCGTCAGTCCGATGATCAAGCCGGTGACCTTCGCCGACCCGGTCGCCACCGCCAGGGAAACCGTGGCCAAGCTGCGCGAGGAGGGCGCCGAGGTGGTCATCCTGCTCTCGCACATGGGCGTCACCCAGCAGGCCGATGGCAGCTGGCGCGGCGAGGAAGTGGAACTGGTCGAGCAGGTGCCCGGCGTCGATATCGTCGTCGGCGGCCATTCGCATGTGGCGCTGCCGCAGCCGGTGCTGGTGGGTGGGCGTACCCCGGTGGTGCAGGCTGGTTCCGAGATCCAGTACCTCGGCGAACTGCGCATGAGCCTGGGCGACGACGGCGTGCCGCGTGTGCGCGACTATCGCCTGCACGCCGTCAACGACAGTATCGTCGGCGACGCGACCATCACCGCCAAGGTCGAAGACTTCAAGCAGGTGGTCAGCGAGCGCATGCTGACGCCCAAGGGCTATCGCTTCGACCAGCCGCTGGCCAAGGTCGACCAGAGCCTGGGCCGTGATTTCACCGACCAGACCCTGGCCAACCTGGTCACCGATGCGCTGCGTCATGCCGTCGATGCCGACCTGGCCTTCACCGGCAACGGCACCATCCGCGATGACCTGCTCAAGGGCCGCAATGGCGTGCAGGACGTCTCCGACCTGTTTCGCATCGCCCCGCTGGGCATCGGCCAGTTCGACGACGAACCGGGCTACCCGATGATCAAGGCCTACATCAGCGCGCGCGAAATCAAGTCACTGCTGGAAGTGCTGCTGCTCGCCTATCAACTGCGTGACAGCCAGAGCTATTACCCGCGGGTTTCCGGCGTGCGCTTCACCTACAACCCGTGGCGCGTGCCTTTCGACCGCGTCAGCCGCATCGAAATCGGCGATCCGCACGGCGGCTACCGTGACCTGGATCTGAACGACACGCGCCTCTACAGCATCGGCGCCACCAGCTACGTCGGCAGCTTCACCTGGCTGGTGCCGGACCTGACCAAGGGCCTGCTCAACGTCATCCCCAAGGATGCCGAGGGCCGCCCGCTGCCGCGTATCGAAGATGCCATCATCGACCAGGACCCGGATAAGGAAGGCGTGCAGGAACTCAAGGAATGGCAGGTGCTGCTCGACCATATCCGCAGCCTGCCGGATCTCGATGGCGACGGCCTGGCCGATATTCCCACCAGCGGTGCGGCTGCCGAAGCGCGCATGATCCGCGCGCCCAGCCTGCACCCGGCCGAGCTGTTCCGCCTGGCCGGGCCGATGCAGTGGGGCGCAAGTGCGGTGATCCTGGCCGGCGTGCTGCTGATTCTCTGGCTACTGAGCCGCCCGCTGCGCCGCCGCAGTCAGCGTTAA
- a CDS encoding DMT family transporter, with product MNALNHSRPLALFGLLLANLCWSGNALVARAFAGEIAPFTLSFWRWCLALALLLPFVAMPLWRHRVAVRTAGWRLLVLGGLGIAGYNSLLYSAAQTTAAINISLVNTCLPLVTFIGAGLLLNEWPARRAWWGMLVAVMGLAVLISQGQWSRLASLSFNQGDLIMLLAVVDWALYSLLLRRWSAYLQPIPPLALLGVFILLGVPLILPFYLYELSQGAHLAINVANLSAVAYTAVFASLLAYLAWNHGIRVIGAAKAALTNYLMPVFTALLGWVLLNESLQLYHWLGAAMIFGGLLLATRPGKTL from the coding sequence ATGAACGCACTCAATCATTCGCGCCCGCTGGCGCTGTTCGGCTTGCTGCTGGCCAACCTTTGCTGGTCCGGCAACGCCCTGGTGGCGCGCGCCTTCGCTGGCGAGATCGCCCCGTTCACCCTGTCGTTCTGGCGCTGGTGCCTGGCCCTGGCGCTGCTGCTGCCCTTCGTTGCCATGCCGTTGTGGCGCCATCGCGTGGCCGTGCGCACTGCCGGCTGGCGCCTGCTGGTGCTCGGCGGCCTGGGCATCGCCGGCTACAACTCGCTGCTCTACAGCGCGGCGCAGACCACGGCAGCCATCAACATCTCGCTGGTCAATACCTGCCTGCCGCTGGTGACCTTCATCGGCGCCGGGCTGCTGCTCAACGAGTGGCCGGCACGCCGCGCCTGGTGGGGCATGCTGGTGGCGGTAATGGGCCTGGCGGTGCTGATCAGCCAGGGGCAATGGAGCCGCCTGGCCAGCCTGTCATTCAATCAGGGCGACCTGATCATGCTGCTGGCCGTGGTCGACTGGGCGCTGTACTCGCTGCTGCTGCGGCGCTGGTCGGCGTACCTGCAGCCGATCCCGCCGCTGGCATTGCTGGGCGTGTTCATCCTGCTTGGCGTACCGCTGATTCTGCCGTTCTATCTATACGAACTGAGCCAGGGCGCGCATCTGGCAATCAACGTTGCCAACCTCTCGGCCGTCGCCTACACCGCCGTGTTCGCCTCGCTGCTGGCCTACCTGGCCTGGAACCACGGCATCCGCGTGATCGGCGCGGCCAAGGCGGCGCTGACCAACTACCTGATGCCGGTATTCACCGCGTTGCTGGGGTGGGTACTGCTGAACGAGAGCCTGCAGCTCTATCACTGGCTGGGTGCCGCGATGATCTTCGGCGGCCTGCTGCTGGCCACGCGGCCAGGCAAAACACTATAG